The following is a genomic window from Vitis vinifera cultivar Pinot Noir 40024 chromosome 6, ASM3070453v1.
CAGGTATCCCACCCTCACATAACAGAGCAAGCATTTGGGTTCTCATCGCTGAACATCTGCGGCGCGTGAGGCGACTCCGCCGCGTACCCGTTTCCATACCCGGGTCCATAGGCAGGTGCGTATTCAGCCCCGTATCCGTATCCGGGTGGTGCGTACATCTGAGCAGGATGAGCAGGATGAGGAGGGTAGAATTGGCCCGGTCCCGCTGTGAAACCGAATCCGGGCATGGACTCGTGTAAGAAATAGTTCTCTTCTGCTTTGACGCCCTCTTCCTTCTTCCCTCCCCCATCTGCCTTCTTATCCCCATCCTTTGCTTTCTTCTCGCCTCCGCCGCCACCACCGGCGTCTTTCTTGGGCGGAACGATTTCGACGGGCCTCTTCAGTCTGTCTTTGAGAGACTCCACTAGAGCTTTGACGTCCATCGTCCCCGTCACCGTTACGAGGTTCTTTTGCTTGTCTATAGACTTGGATTCAACCCCTGTAAAGCCATTAACCCTCCGTCAAATTAAACGCCAAGAAGGCCGTTAATACTTAACAGTAACTGTATCGGGTAGTGGAAGAAAAGTGATAATCTCACCTTTGGTCTTGGAAACCGTTCGCTGAATCTTGTCGATGCATCCCGCGCAGTGCAAATCGATCTTCAGAACCGCCGTCGTCACCGGAGgctgaaaatatattttaaatttaaaattaacataaactttaaataaaaggaaactGTTAACTTAGATACCGAGtagaattaatatttaaaatctttaataaatAACGGCTAAATGCGGTTGCTAAAATGCGCCTCCCCCGATCAATTGCTTTCCATTAATTTTGAGTGAAGCTTTGATTCGACGTGTTCTAAACTAACATGCGCCAAACGCGCAGTATAGAAATTTGAACCGAAAAATAGGGACGGACACGTGCGCACGTTAGCAAGGGGCAGTACCTCTTTAGGTTTTTTGTCTTCCGCCTTTTTCTCTGGTTTTTTCTCAGCTTTCTTGTCTCCTCCTCCTCCGTCGTCGTTCTTCTTGTCCTTCTTCGGCGCCGGAGACAGCAGTTCCACCTTCTTCTTCGTTTTCTGTTCAAGCTTCTCTCGGAGCATCGACGGATCCACTTTTCCGATCACTGTCACCTTGTTAGTGTCGCTGTCTGCTTTCGCGTTCGCCACACCTTTATTCACGGAACAGAAATCGCAAACAGATAATTTCAGAGCTAGAACTCAATCGATATCATTTCCCCCTCTTTTATATTAGAcaattttgagggaaaaaaaaggaaagaaagagaaaggcatgcaaaattcaaaatagaaaacGAAACCGGATCTGAGAGAAGGAACACAAATTTAGATAAGATATCGTCAAAATTAAAAAGCAAACAAGAAGATTCTGGATTCTATTgcatagaaaaatgaaaagcaaaaaaaacagAACAAATCATCAACAATTGATTAATCTTTACCACTTAAATTTgacagaaaaacaaaaagcaaaaaaaatgatgtaaaaGAACAACGAAAATGAAAGCGAAAAGCAAAACAGTAATGCTCGAATCTAGAcacaaaattttcacaaaaaaaaaaaaaatcgaaatggaaaccaaaccaaaccaaaacaGAGGGCATCGATTAATcgcaaaaacaaaaacaatgaaATCGTCGACAGTGGGAGTAGGCTGCAAGCATACCGTCAAGACCCTTCAAATATTTGACGACTTTGGAACCGCAACCCTCGCAGTGCAGGTCCACCTTCAAGACAACAGTGATGAGACCGCTGTCTTCCTTCTTGGCTCCTCCATTGCCgtcgttcttcttcttctcgcCTTCATTCTTGTTCTGCTTCTTctgcaacaacaacaacaaaaagtaAAAGATAAGCGGAGTGAAGAATGAAGAAAAGTGGGCTGGGTGAGTGGAGAGAAAATTCACCTCTCCCATTGTGAGTTGAGTCGGTTTCTTGGGTTTGTTACGACTTACAAGTCGAAGAAAAAGGGTATGGGAGAGAGTGGCAATTTATAGTGAGAGAAAGGCGGTTCTCCAGTGAAATGCCAGTGCCCACCACATATTCATGTCATGCCATGTATGTATGCGAGTTTATCTGTATATGTATGGGTCCCACCTGAGACGCTCCCGGTGGCTGCTCCGAAACCGTGGGCAAATTTCCGCGGACGTGGGTGCGGGTTTCCCAATTCTGAAATCCGTccccattttctatttttttttaaaatcatttattttttcagcTGAAAATTATTTGCCTTTTGATCACCCAtctaatttgtttattattaaaattaattacctatataaattttttctttattgaatgGTTTTTCACCTCTTCCATGGCTTACTAAGgtaaaattacaagataattaCATGATTTACCTTTTAATGACCTTTTTCATTTctgcatatatatattttattaagaattaaaaaaatgaaataacatttctatgttttttatttaaaaaataatctattttttcatttacaCGTAGgcattacaaaaaaatgattatatttgcaataaaataatgagagtatttttattcaaatgatGCCAAAAAAATGATTGGAATTAAGTTTGAACTCATTTCAATTACTTTTTCTATTAGCAGACAAGTTTTGGCAAAAGGATTTTGCTCCCAAGGTCtataatgagaaaaataattgaaagaaaaagaaaaagaaagtagaTATGAAAGAGAATAATGACGAGGGTATTTTGggtatattaaaattttgaggtaGATGGGTTAGTAATATTGATGTTTTAAAgtta
Proteins encoded in this region:
- the LOC100261829 gene encoding heavy metal-associated isoprenylated plant protein 3 → MGEKKQNKNEGEKKKNDGNGGAKKEDSGLITVVLKVDLHCEGCGSKVVKYLKGLDGVANAKADSDTNKVTVIGKVDPSMLREKLEQKTKKKVELLSPAPKKDKKNDDGGGGDKKAEKKPEKKAEDKKPKEPPVTTAVLKIDLHCAGCIDKIQRTVSKTKGVESKSIDKQKNLVTVTGTMDVKALVESLKDRLKRPVEIVPPKKDAGGGGGGEKKAKDGDKKADGGGKKEEGVKAEENYFLHESMPGFGFTAGPGQFYPPHPAHPAQMYAPPGYGYGAEYAPAYGPGYGNGYAAESPHAPQMFSDENPNACSVM